One region of Corvus moneduloides isolate bCorMon1 chromosome 1, bCorMon1.pri, whole genome shotgun sequence genomic DNA includes:
- the GATAD1 gene encoding GATA zinc finger domain-containing protein 1, giving the protein MPLGLKPTCSVCRSTSSSMWKKGGQGEILCNNCTARSAPPPPAAFATTSAAAQHSNGGGGSGGGGKQSKQEIHRRSARLRNTKYKSAPAAEKKVSTKGKGRRHIFKLKNPIKAPESVSTIITAESIFYKGVYYQIGDVVSVVDEQDGRTYYAQIRGFIQDQYCEKSAALTWLIPTQASPKDCFDPASYIIGPEEDLPRKMEYLEFVCHAPSEYFKSRSSPFPTVPTRPEKGYIWTHVGPTPAISIKETVANNL; this is encoded by the exons GCGAGATCCTGTGCAACAACTGCACGGCCCGCTCGGCACCGCCTCCCCCCGCCGCCTTCGCCACCACCTCGGCCGCCGCCCAGCACAGCaacggcggcggcggcagcggcggcggcgggaagCAG AGCAAGCAGGAGATCCACCGCCGCTCCGCGCGGCTCAGGAACACCAAGTACAAGTCTGCGCCCGCCGCGGAGAAGAAGGTTTCCACGAAGGGCAAGGGCAGGCGGCACATCTTCAAGCTAAAAAAC CCCATCAAGGCTCCTGAATCCGTATCCACTATAATTACAGCAGAATCAATCTTTTATAAG GGTGTATACTATCAAATTGGAGATGTTGTTTCGGTGGTTGATGAGCAGGATGGAAGAACATACTACGCTCAGATCCGTGGGTTTATTCAGGACCAATACTGTGAAAAGAGTGCTGCGCTAACCTGGCTCATTCCTACACAAGCCAGCCCCAAAGACTGTTTTGACCCAGCATCCTATATCATAG gacCAGAAGAAGATCTCCCAAGGAAGATGGAGTATTTAGAATTTGTTTGTCATGCACCTTCGGAATATTTCAAATCTCGATCATCTCCCTTCCCAACCGTTCCTACAAGGCCAGAGAAGGGCTATATATGGACTCATGTGGGACCTACTCCTGCAATCTCCATTAAAGAAACTGTAGccaataatttataa